In Streptococcus sp. SN-1, a single genomic region encodes these proteins:
- a CDS encoding fibronectin-binding SSURE repeat-containing protein produces MKFNPNQRYTRWSIRRLSVGVASVVVASGFFVLVGQPSSVRADVVNLTPAQVVPDAALVSEKSDLPAEVLKKAVDVALPSAQADSAPKASLDTTSSPAKADVAAKDQVVASKEEVQAKPESKKETEDAVKPATNPAPAVSGQNREASEAQPATTPAEVQKGVADNTKDTVDVPATYLDKANFPGPFTAGVNQVIPYEFFAGDGMLTRLILKASDKAPWSDNGSAKNPALPPVEKLGKGLYFYEVDLAGTQGKSDKELLDLLKQNGTQSYKATIKVYGAKDGKADLTNLVATKDLDVNLNGLTTPAEVQKGVADNTKDTVDVPATYLDKANFPGPFTAGVNQVIPYEFFAGDGMLTRLILKASDKAPWSDNGSAKNPALPPVEKLGKGLYFYEVDLAGTQGKSDKELLDLLKQNGTQSYKAIIKVYGAKDGKADLSNLVATKDLTVNLNGLTTPAEVQKGVADNTKDTVDVPATYLDKANFPGPFTAGVNQVIPYEFFAGDGMLTRLILKASDKAPWSDNGSAKNPALPPVEKLGKGLYFYEVDLAGTQGKSDKELLDLLKQNGTHSYKATIKVYGAKDGKADLSNLVATKDLTVNLNGHQSLVPMQSGFVPSSNGSAMQAPMMNSHQDASNMKDQMPSVNQDEMKSKMPAASQDKMMPNKEQDKTMNASQPMATPSMKQDQAPATSSKMSDEGKMASTNKVSTPMMADQMKAQKDMLPYTGEAQTSMATLGFFGLALAGLLGGLGLKAKKEEND; encoded by the coding sequence ATGAAATTCAATCCAAATCAAAGATATACTCGTTGGTCTATTCGCCGTCTTAGTGTCGGTGTTGCCTCAGTTGTTGTGGCCAGTGGTTTTTTTGTCCTAGTTGGACAACCAAGTTCGGTGCGTGCCGATGTGGTCAATCTGACCCCTGCTCAAGTTGTGCCAGACGCTGCTTTGGTGAGTGAAAAGAGCGACTTACCAGCAGAGGTTCTCAAGAAAGCAGTTGATGTAGCTCTTCCTTCAGCACAGGCAGACTCAGCACCTAAAGCAAGCTTGGATACTACAAGCTCTCCAGCAAAAGCGGATGTAGCTGCTAAAGACCAAGTAGTAGCATCAAAAGAAGAAGTGCAAGCAAAACCTGAATCTAAGAAAGAAACAGAAGATGCGGTTAAACCTGCGACAAATCCTGCTCCTGCAGTCTCTGGACAAAACCGTGAAGCAAGTGAAGCTCAACCAGCAACTACCCCAGCTGAAGTGCAAAAAGGCGTGGCTGACAATACTAAAGATACAGTGGATGTCCCAGCCACTTACTTGGATAAAGCGAATTTCCCAGGTCCATTTACAGCCGGTGTTAACCAAGTCATCCCATACGAATTCTTCGCTGGTGACGGCATGTTGACTCGCCTTATTTTGAAGGCCTCAGACAAGGCTCCATGGTCAGACAATGGCTCAGCTAAAAACCCCGCTCTTCCACCAGTAGAGAAATTGGGCAAAGGACTCTACTTCTATGAAGTGGATTTAGCAGGTACTCAAGGTAAATCAGATAAAGAGCTTCTAGACCTCTTGAAACAAAACGGCACTCAAAGCTATAAAGCTACTATCAAAGTGTACGGCGCAAAAGATGGCAAAGCCGATTTGACAAATCTCGTAGCGACTAAGGATTTGGATGTCAACTTGAACGGCTTGACTACTCCAGCCGAGGTCCAAAAAGGTGTAGCTGACAATACTAAAGATACAGTAGATGTTCCAGCTACATACTTGGATAAAGCCAACTTCCCTGGACCGTTCACAGCCGGTGTTAACCAAGTTATTCCTTACGAATTCTTCGCAGGTGACGGTATGTTGACTCGCCTTATCTTGAAGGCTTCAGACAAGGCTCCATGGTCAGACAATGGTTCAGCTAAAAATCCCGCTCTTCCACCAGTAGAAAAATTGGGCAAAGGTCTCTATTTCTATGAAGTAGATTTGGCAGGTACCCAAGGCAAATCAGATAAAGAGCTTCTTGATCTCTTGAAACAAAATGGCACTCAAAGTTATAAAGCTATCATCAAAGTTTACGGTGCTAAAGATGGTAAGGCTGATTTGAGCAACCTTGTAGCGACTAAGGATTTGACAGTAAACTTGAATGGATTAACTACTCCAGCTGAAGTGCAAAAGGGTGTGGCTGACAATACTAAAGACACAGTAGACGTCCCAGCCACTTACTTGGACAAAGCCAACTTCCCAGGCCCATTCACAGCCGGTGTCAACCAAGTCATTCCATATGAATTCTTCGCAGGTGATGGTATGTTAACACGCCTTATCTTGAAAGCATCAGACAAGGCTCCATGGTCAGACAACGGTTCGGCTAAAAATCCAGCCCTTCCACCAGTAGAGAAATTGGGCAAAGGCCTTTACTTCTACGAAGTAGATTTGGCAGGTACCCAAGGCAAATCTGATAAAGAGCTACTTGACCTCTTAAAACAAAACGGCACTCACAGCTACAAGGCAACTATCAAAGTGTACGGTGCTAAAGACGGCAAGGCAGACTTGAGCAATCTTGTAGCGACTAAAGATTTGACAGTAAACTTGAACGGACATCAGTCTCTTGTTCCGATGCAGTCAGGTTTCGTCCCATCTTCTAATGGTTCAGCTATGCAGGCTCCAATGATGAATAGTCATCAAGATGCGTCTAATATGAAAGATCAAATGCCTAGTGTCAATCAAGATGAGATGAAATCTAAAATGCCAGCTGCTAGTCAGGATAAGATGATGCCTAACAAAGAGCAGGACAAAACTATGAATGCTAGCCAACCAATGGCAACACCAAGCATGAAACAAGATCAAGCTCCAGCAACCTCAAGCAAAATGTCTGATGAAGGCAAGATGGCATCTACTAACAAGGTGTCAACTCCAATGATGGCTGATCAAATGAAAGCCCAAAAAGACATGCTTCCATATACTGGTGAAGCCCAAACATCAATGGCTACTCTTGGATTCTTTGGATTAGCCTTAGCAGGTCTGCTAGGTGGACTCGGTTTGAAAGCTAAAAAAGAGGAAAATGACTAG
- a CDS encoding response regulator transcription factor, whose protein sequence is MGKTILLVDDEVEITDIHQRYLVQAGYQVLVAHDGADALEIFKRKPIDLIITDIMMPRMDGYDLISEVQYQSPDQPFLFITAKTSEQDKIYGLSLGADDFIAKPFSPRELVLRVHNILRRLHRGGETEVVSLGDLRMNHGSHEVQVGDVALDLTVKSFELLWLLASNPERVFSKTDLYEKVWQEDYVDDTNTLNVHIHALRQELAKHASAETPTIKTVWGLGYKIEKARGSQ, encoded by the coding sequence ATGGGAAAGACAATTTTACTCGTTGACGACGAGGTAGAAATCACAGATATTCATCAACGTTATCTGGTTCAGGCAGGATATCAGGTTTTGGTGGCTCATGATGGAGCAGATGCCTTAGAAATCTTCAAGCGAAAACCAATTGATTTGATTATTACAGATATCATGATGCCTCGGATGGATGGTTATGATTTGATTAGTGAGGTTCAGTATCAATCTCCAGATCAGCCTTTTCTCTTTATCACTGCTAAGACCAGTGAGCAGGACAAGATTTACGGCCTAAGCCTGGGGGCAGATGACTTTATTGCCAAGCCCTTTAGCCCTCGTGAGCTGGTTTTGCGTGTCCACAATATCTTGCGTCGCCTTCATCGTGGAGGTGAGACAGAAGTCGTCAGTCTCGGGGATTTACGGATGAATCACGGTAGCCATGAGGTCCAAGTCGGAGATGTGGCGCTTGATTTGACAGTCAAATCCTTCGAACTTCTATGGCTTCTAGCCAGCAATCCAGAGCGGGTTTTCTCTAAGACAGACCTCTATGAAAAGGTCTGGCAGGAAGACTATGTGGATGACACCAATACCTTGAATGTTCATATTCATGCTCTTCGACAGGAGTTGGCTAAACATGCTAGTGCAGAAACACCGACCATCAAAACCGTCTGGGGCTTGGGCTACAAAATTGAGAAAGCACGAGGTAGTCAATGA
- the rpsD gene encoding 30S ribosomal protein S4 gives MSRYTGPSWKQARRLGLSLTGTGKELARRNYVPGQHGPNNRSKLSEYGLQLAEKQKLRFTYGVGEKQFRNLFVQATKIKGGILGFNFMLLLERRLDNVVYRLGLATTRRQARQFVNHGHILVDGKRVDIPSYRVTPGQVISVREKSLKVPAILEAVEATLGRPAFVSFDAEKLEGSLTRLPERDEINPEINEALVVEFYNKML, from the coding sequence ATGTCACGTTATACAGGACCATCTTGGAAACAAGCTCGTCGCCTTGGCCTTTCACTTACAGGTACAGGTAAAGAATTGGCACGTCGTAACTACGTACCAGGACAACACGGACCAAACAACCGTTCTAAATTGTCAGAATACGGTTTGCAATTGGCTGAAAAACAAAAACTTCGTTTTACTTACGGTGTAGGTGAAAAACAATTCCGTAACTTATTCGTACAAGCTACAAAAATCAAAGGCGGAATCCTAGGTTTCAACTTCATGCTTCTTTTGGAACGTCGTTTGGATAACGTTGTTTACCGTCTTGGTCTTGCGACTACTCGTCGTCAAGCTCGTCAATTCGTAAACCACGGTCACATCCTTGTTGACGGAAAACGCGTTGATATCCCATCATACCGCGTAACTCCAGGTCAAGTGATCTCAGTTCGTGAAAAATCATTGAAAGTTCCAGCTATCCTTGAAGCAGTAGAAGCTACTCTTGGTCGTCCAGCATTCGTATCATTCGACGCTGAAAAATTGGAAGGTTCATTGACTCGCTTGCCAGAACGCGACGAAATCAACCCAGAAATCAATGAAGCACTTGTCGTTGAATTCTACAACAAAATGCTTTAA
- a CDS encoding glycosyltransferase family 2 protein: MKLLSIAIPSYNAAAYLHYCVESLVIGGEQVEILIINDGSQDQTQEIAERLASKYPSIVRAIYQENKGHGGAVNRGLAEASGRYFKVVDSDDWVDPRAYLKILETLQELESEGQEVDAFVTNFVYEKEGQSRKKSMSYESVLPVQQIFGWDQVGNFSKGQYIMMHSLIYRTDLLRASQFQLPEHTFYVDNLFVFTPLQQVKTMYYLPVDFYRYLIGREDQSVNEQVMIKRIDQQLKVNRLLVDQLDLSKVIHPKMREYLLNHIEITTVISSALLNRAGTAEHLTKKRELWTYIQQENPEVFQAIRKTMLSRLTKHSVLPARKLSNVVYQITKSVYGFN; encoded by the coding sequence ATGAAGTTATTGTCTATCGCCATTCCTAGCTATAATGCCGCTGCCTATCTTCATTACTGTGTGGAGTCGCTAGTGATTGGTGGTGAGCAAGTTGAGATTTTGATTATCAATGATGGGTCTCAGGACCAAACTCAGGAAATCGCTGAGCGTTTAGCCAGCAAGTATCCTAGCATCGTTAGAGCCATCTATCAGGAAAATAAGGGCCATGGCGGTGCTGTTAATCGTGGCTTGGCAGAGGCTTCTGGTCGTTATTTTAAAGTAGTTGATAGTGATGACTGGGTGGATCCCCGTGCTTACCTGAAAATTTTGGAGACCTTGCAGGAACTAGAGAGTGAAGGTCAAGAGGTAGATGCCTTTGTGACCAATTTTGTCTATGAAAAGGAAGGTCAGTCTCGTAAGAAGAGTATGAGTTACGAGTCAGTCTTGCCTGTCCAGCAGATTTTTGGCTGGGATCAGGTTGGAAATTTCTCAAAAGGCCAGTATATCATGATGCACTCGCTAATTTACCGGACAGATTTGTTGCGAGCGAGCCAGTTCCAATTGCCTGAGCATACCTTTTATGTCGATAATCTTTTTGTCTTTACCCCCCTTCAGCAGGTCAAGACCATGTACTATCTGCCTGTCGATTTCTATCGTTATTTGATTGGGCGTGAGGACCAGTCTGTCAATGAGCAAGTGATGATTAAGCGCATTGACCAGCAACTCAAGGTCAATCGACTCTTGGTAGACCAGCTTGATTTATCTAAAGTGATCCACCCCAAAATGCGAGAATATCTGCTGAATCATATTGAGATTACGACGGTGATTTCCAGTGCCCTGCTCAACCGAGCTGGAACAGCGGAACATCTGACTAAAAAACGTGAGCTGTGGACCTATATTCAGCAGGAAAATCCAGAGGTCTTTCAAGCTATTCGTAAGACTATGTTGAGCCGTTTGACCAAACACTCCGTCTTGCCAGCTCGCAAACTTTCCAATGTCGTCTATCAAATCACCAAATCTGTTTATGGATTTAATTAA
- a CDS encoding sensor histidine kinase, whose product MKLKSYILVGYIISTLLTIIVVFWAIQRMLIEEREIYFLVGMTLVASFVGAGISLFLLSPVFTSLGKLKEHAKRVADKDFPANLEVQGPVEFQQLGQAFNEMSHDLQATFDSLEESEREKGLMIAQLSHDIKTPITSIQATVEGILDGVIKEGEQDHYLATIGRQTERLNKLVEELNFLTLNTARNQVETTGKDSIFLDQLLIECMSEFQFLIEQEERDVHLQVIPESARIEGDYAKLSRILINLVNNAFKYSAPGTKLEVVAKLENNQLSISVTDEGQGIAPEDLENIFKRLYRVETSRNMKTGGHGLGLAIARELAHQLGGEITVTSQYCLGSTFTLVLNLSGNENKA is encoded by the coding sequence ATGAAATTAAAAAGTTACATTTTAGTGGGGTATATCATTTCAACACTCCTAACGATTATCGTGGTTTTTTGGGCCATCCAGCGAATGCTAATTGAAGAAAGAGAAATTTATTTCCTAGTGGGGATGACTCTCGTGGCTAGTTTTGTCGGTGCTGGGATTAGTCTCTTTCTTTTATCGCCAGTCTTTACTTCATTGGGCAAACTCAAGGAACATGCCAAGAGAGTAGCGGACAAGGATTTCCCTGCAAATCTGGAGGTTCAAGGCCCTGTAGAATTTCAACAATTAGGCCAAGCTTTCAATGAAATGTCCCATGATTTGCAGGCGACCTTTGATTCCTTGGAAGAAAGCGAACGAGAAAAGGGTTTGATGATTGCTCAACTTTCGCATGATATCAAGACCCCCATCACTTCAATCCAAGCGACGGTAGAAGGGATTTTAGATGGGGTTATCAAAGAAGGAGAACAGGACCATTATCTGGCAACCATTGGACGCCAGACGGAAAGACTCAATAAACTGGTTGAGGAACTGAATTTTTTGACCCTAAACACGGCTAGAAATCAGGTTGAAACGACCGGCAAGGACAGCATTTTTCTGGACCAGCTCTTGATTGAGTGCATGAGTGAATTTCAGTTCTTGATTGAGCAAGAGGAGCGAGATGTTCACTTGCAGGTAATCCCTGAGTCTGCCCGTATTGAGGGAGATTATGCCAAACTTTCTCGTATCTTGATAAATCTGGTCAATAATGCTTTTAAATACTCAGCTCCTGGAACTAAGTTGGAAGTGGTGGCTAAGCTGGAAAATAACCAGCTTTCAATCAGTGTGACCGATGAGGGGCAGGGCATTGCTCCAGAGGATTTGGAGAATATTTTCAAACGCCTTTATCGTGTAGAAACTTCGCGTAACATGAAAACAGGTGGTCATGGTCTTGGTCTTGCGATTGCGCGTGAATTGGCCCATCAATTGGGTGGAGAAATTACAGTTACCAGCCAGTACTGTCTCGGAAGCACCTTTACCCTCGTTCTCAACCTCTCTGGCAATGAAAATAAAGCTTAG
- a CDS encoding site-specific integrase, with protein MKITEVIKKDGSKVYRANVYLGVDQVTGKKVKTKVTGRTQKEVKQKATQEKVDFQKDGCTRFKASSIDNYQELANLWWESYKHTVKPNTRINVKRILNNHVLPLFGSYKLTKLTTPLIQSIVNKLADKTNKGEEGAFLYYDSIHALNKRILQYGVTMQAIPSNPARDVVLPRNTQKAKRQKVKHFDNEELKKFLAYLDNLDLNKFRYCYENTLYKFLLATGCRINEALALSWSDIDLDNAVVHITKTLNYKQETNSPKSKASYRDLDIDQATVTMLKVYKVRQIQEAWKIGKTESVVFSDFIHEYPNNRTLQTRLRTHFKRANVTNIGFHGFRHTHASLLLNSGIPYKELQHRLGHSTLSMTMDIYSHLSKESAKKAVSFYETALKAL; from the coding sequence ATGAAGATAACTGAAGTTATAAAAAAAGACGGTAGCAAAGTTTACCGTGCTAATGTATATTTAGGAGTTGACCAGGTAACAGGAAAAAAGGTTAAAACCAAAGTAACAGGTCGGACACAAAAGGAAGTTAAGCAGAAAGCTACTCAAGAAAAGGTAGATTTTCAGAAAGACGGTTGTACTAGATTTAAAGCTAGTTCAATAGATAACTATCAGGAGTTAGCCAATCTTTGGTGGGAAAGCTACAAGCATACAGTAAAGCCTAATACAAGAATAAACGTCAAAAGAATACTAAATAACCATGTTTTACCTTTATTTGGCTCTTATAAGCTTACCAAGCTCACTACTCCACTTATCCAAAGCATAGTCAATAAACTTGCTGATAAAACCAATAAAGGGGAAGAAGGTGCTTTTCTATACTACGATAGCATACACGCGCTTAATAAACGTATCTTACAGTATGGCGTTACTATGCAAGCGATACCGTCCAATCCTGCGCGTGATGTTGTTTTACCTCGTAACACTCAAAAAGCAAAGCGACAAAAAGTAAAGCACTTTGATAATGAAGAATTAAAAAAGTTTCTTGCTTATCTCGATAATTTAGACTTAAATAAGTTTCGTTATTGTTATGAGAATACACTTTATAAATTCTTACTGGCTACTGGTTGTCGTATCAATGAAGCTTTAGCCCTATCATGGTCTGATATTGACTTAGATAATGCAGTTGTACATATCACAAAGACTTTAAACTATAAACAAGAAACCAATAGTCCAAAATCAAAAGCAAGCTATCGGGATTTAGATATAGACCAAGCGACTGTAACAATGCTTAAAGTTTACAAGGTTAGGCAAATCCAAGAAGCTTGGAAAATTGGTAAAACTGAAAGTGTGGTATTCTCTGACTTTATCCATGAGTACCCTAATAATCGAACCTTACAAACTAGATTAAGAACCCACTTTAAACGGGCGAATGTAACTAATATAGGTTTTCATGGTTTCAGACATACTCACGCTAGTTTATTACTTAACTCAGGAATACCTTACAAGGAGCTTCAGCACCGTTTAGGCCATTCCACTCTATCAATGACCATGGATATTTATAGCCACCTCTCAAAAGAAAGCGCAAAAAAAGCAGTCTCATTTTATGAAACTGCACTAAAAGCACTATAA
- a CDS encoding TrkA family potassium uptake protein gives MSDRTIGILGLGIFGSSVLTALAKQDMNIIAIDDHAEHINQFEPVLARGVVGDITDEELLRTAGIDTCDTVVVATGENLESSVLAVMHCKSLGVPRVIAKVKSQTAKKVLEKIGADSVISPEYEMGQSLAQTILFHNNVDVFQLDKNVSIVEMKIPSVWAGQSLSQLDLRGKYNLNVLGFREQENSPLDVQFGPNDLLKADAYILAVINNQYLDDLAELNS, from the coding sequence ATGTCAGATCGTACGATTGGAATTTTAGGTTTGGGGATTTTCGGGAGTAGTGTCCTAACGGCCCTAGCCAAGCAAGATATGAATATCATTGCCATCGATGACCACGCCGAGCACATCAATCAATTTGAGCCAGTTTTGGCGCGTGGAGTTGTGGGCGATATTACAGATGAGGAACTCCTCAGAACTGCAGGAATTGATACCTGTGATACGGTTGTAGTCGCAACAGGGGAAAATCTAGAGTCGAGTGTGCTTGCAGTTATGCATTGTAAGAGTTTGGGCGTACCAAGGGTTATTGCCAAGGTCAAAAGCCAGACAGCTAAGAAGGTGCTGGAAAAAATCGGTGCCGACTCGGTGATCTCGCCTGAGTATGAAATGGGGCAGTCCCTAGCGCAGACCATTCTCTTTCATAATAATGTCGATGTCTTTCAGCTGGATAAAAATGTGTCTATCGTAGAGATGAAAATTCCGAGTGTTTGGGCAGGTCAAAGTTTGAGCCAGCTAGATCTACGTGGCAAATACAATCTCAATGTCCTAGGATTTCGTGAACAAGAAAATTCACCGCTGGATGTCCAGTTTGGACCTAATGACCTCTTGAAGGCAGATGCCTATATTTTAGCAGTCATTAACAACCAGTATCTAGATGACTTGGCAGAATTAAATTCGTAA
- a CDS encoding nucleoside phosphorylase — MIQKHAIPILEFDDNLQAVIMPNHEGLDLHLPKKCVYAFLGEEIDRYAREVGADCVGEFVSATKTYPIYVINFKGEELCLAQAPVGSAPAAQFMDWLIGYGVEQIISTGTCGVLADIEENAFLVPVRALRDEGASYHYVAPSRYMEMQPEAIAAIEHVLETRGIPYEEVMTWTTDGFYRETAEKVAYRKEEGCAVVEMECSALAAVAQLRGVLWGELLFTADSLADLDQYDSRDWGSEAFEKALELCLEIAFQI, encoded by the coding sequence ATGATTCAGAAACATGCGATTCCCATTTTAGAGTTTGATGACAATCTTCAGGCGGTCATCATGCCCAATCACGAGGGGCTGGATTTGCACTTGCCCAAGAAGTGTGTCTATGCTTTTTTAGGTGAAGAGATTGACCGCTATGCGAGGGAAGTAGGGGCGGATTGTGTCGGCGAATTCGTTTCTGCCACCAAAACCTATCCAATTTATGTCATCAATTTCAAGGGCGAGGAACTTTGTTTGGCTCAGGCTCCTGTTGGTTCAGCCCCAGCAGCCCAGTTTATGGATTGGTTGATTGGCTATGGTGTGGAGCAGATTATCTCTACAGGTACCTGTGGTGTGTTGGCTGATATAGAAGAAAATGCCTTTCTAGTACCTGTTCGGGCTCTGCGAGATGAGGGAGCTAGTTACCACTATGTGGCACCTTCTCGTTATATGGAAATGCAGCCAGAGGCTATTGCCGCTATTGAGCACGTTTTGGAAACCAGAGGGATTCCTTATGAAGAAGTCATGACCTGGACGACAGACGGTTTTTACCGAGAAACAGCTGAAAAGGTGGCTTATCGCAAGGAGGAAGGCTGTGCTGTTGTGGAGATGGAGTGTTCTGCGCTTGCGGCAGTGGCTCAATTACGTGGGGTCCTCTGGGGAGAGTTGTTGTTTACAGCGGATTCCTTAGCTGACTTGGATCAGTACGACAGTCGTGACTGGGGTTCAGAAGCTTTCGAGAAGGCCTTGGAACTCTGCCTTGAGATTGCCTTTCAGATCTAG
- a CDS encoding TrkH family potassium uptake protein, which produces MLFKLFVKKIERALGGLSPARRIFLSFAGVIFIGSLLLSLPFVQASGSQATYFDHLFTTVSMVCVTGLFTQPVATTYNVWGQLICMLLIQIGGLGLMTFIGVFYIQGKQKLSLRSRETIQESFSYGETRSLKAFMRSIFLTTFLVEGLGAFLLSFRFIPEFGWGRGIFTSIFLAISAFCNAGFDNFGSSSLVAFQTDPLINLVIAGLIITGGLGFMVWFDLATQFDKKKKRRLRFHTKLVLFLTAGILLFGTVSTLFTEWHNPGTIGNLSVPEKVMVSFFQTVSMRTAGFASIDYTQARPVTLFIYILQMFLGGAPGGTAGGLKITTFFVLLVFARSELLGLPHANVAQRTIEARTVQKSFSVFIIFLMTFLLGLVLLGITAEGTPRFIYLMFETISALATVGVTANLTPELGKLALSIVMVLMFIGRIGPLTLLVSLADYQPDKKDLIQYMKADISIG; this is translated from the coding sequence ATGTTATTCAAATTATTTGTGAAAAAAATTGAAAGGGCCTTGGGTGGACTTTCGCCAGCTCGTCGCATCTTTTTAAGTTTCGCTGGAGTTATTTTTATAGGTTCTCTCCTTTTGAGTTTGCCTTTTGTTCAGGCAAGTGGTTCGCAGGCTACTTATTTTGACCATCTTTTTACGACGGTGTCTATGGTCTGTGTGACTGGCCTTTTTACGCAACCGGTAGCTACTACCTATAATGTCTGGGGGCAGTTGATTTGTATGCTCTTGATACAGATTGGTGGTCTGGGGCTCATGACCTTTATTGGGGTCTTTTATATTCAGGGAAAGCAGAAGCTCAGTCTTCGCAGTCGTGAAACCATTCAGGAGAGCTTTAGTTATGGGGAGACTCGCTCGCTGAAGGCCTTTATGCGCTCCATCTTTTTGACGACTTTTCTGGTAGAGGGTTTGGGTGCCTTCCTGCTAAGTTTCCGTTTTATTCCTGAGTTTGGCTGGGGACGAGGTATTTTCACCTCTATCTTTTTAGCCATTTCAGCCTTTTGTAATGCTGGTTTTGATAATTTCGGCAGTAGCAGTTTAGTGGCTTTTCAGACGGATCCCTTGATTAATCTGGTTATTGCTGGCTTGATTATCACAGGTGGTCTTGGCTTTATGGTCTGGTTTGACTTGGCAACCCAGTTTGACAAGAAGAAAAAACGCCGTCTGCGTTTCCACACCAAGTTGGTCCTTTTCTTGACTGCAGGGATTTTGCTGTTTGGGACAGTATCCACACTCTTTACGGAGTGGCACAATCCAGGGACCATTGGCAATCTCAGTGTTCCAGAGAAAGTGATGGTTAGCTTTTTCCAAACCGTCAGCATGAGAACGGCCGGTTTTGCTTCTATTGACTATACCCAAGCTCGGCCTGTGACCTTGTTTATCTATATCCTGCAGATGTTTCTGGGTGGGGCACCTGGAGGGACGGCTGGGGGGCTCAAGATTACGACTTTCTTTGTCTTGTTGGTCTTTGCGCGTAGTGAATTGCTGGGCTTACCTCATGCCAATGTGGCGCAGAGAACCATTGAGGCTCGAACAGTCCAAAAATCCTTTAGTGTCTTCATTATCTTTTTGATGACCTTCCTGTTGGGCTTGGTGTTGCTGGGAATTACAGCAGAAGGAACACCGCGATTTATCTACCTAATGTTTGAGACCATTTCAGCCCTTGCGACAGTTGGGGTAACGGCAAATCTGACACCAGAATTGGGCAAGTTAGCTCTCAGCATTGTCATGGTGCTCATGTTTATTGGCCGTATCGGTCCCTTGACCTTACTGGTTAGTCTAGCGGATTACCAGCCTGATAAGAAAGATTTGATTCAGTATATGAAAGCAGATATTAGTATTGGATAA